One region of Thiomonas intermedia genomic DNA includes:
- the sdhC gene encoding succinate dehydrogenase, cytochrome b556 subunit has protein sequence MSKPASPPARPVYRNIHISQIASYRLPLAGWVSILHRVSGAVMFLALPWVLWAFDASLRSAESHAAMAQFLSHWLVKLILLGLFWALVHHLVAGVRHLWMDAFHAVSKGQGFQLALATFIVSLGLTALFGLKLLGAY, from the coding sequence ATGTCAAAGCCTGCTTCGCCACCGGCACGGCCGGTTTACCGCAACATTCACATCAGCCAGATTGCGAGCTATCGTTTGCCGCTGGCCGGTTGGGTCTCCATCCTGCATCGTGTCAGCGGCGCGGTGATGTTCCTGGCCCTGCCCTGGGTGCTCTGGGCGTTTGATGCCAGCCTGCGCAGCGCCGAAAGCCATGCCGCCATGGCGCAGTTTCTTTCCCACTGGCTCGTCAAGCTCATCCTGCTGGGGTTGTTCTGGGCCCTGGTGCACCACCTTGTTGCAGGGGTGAGGCATTTGTGGATGGATGCATTTCATGCCGTGAGCAAGGGGCAGGGGTTTCAGCTGGCGCTGGCGACCTTCATCGTGTCGCTGGGCCTGACGGCACTGTTCGGGCTCAAGCTCCTGGGAGCGTACTGA
- the sdhD gene encoding succinate dehydrogenase, hydrophobic membrane anchor protein, with protein MEHHQIGNKRLVVGAHYGLRDWMAQRVTAAVIAVFAVVMLVYFLSPGPLDYARWHALFAQEWMKLLTFVTVLALIYHVWVGMRDIWMDYVKPVSVRLLLQIGTILWLLACAGWALQVLWRA; from the coding sequence ATGGAACACCATCAAATCGGCAACAAGCGGCTCGTCGTCGGGGCTCATTACGGCCTGCGCGACTGGATGGCGCAGCGGGTGACGGCTGCGGTGATCGCGGTTTTCGCGGTCGTCATGCTGGTCTACTTCCTCTCCCCCGGACCGCTGGACTACGCGCGCTGGCACGCGTTGTTCGCCCAGGAGTGGATGAAGCTCCTGACCTTCGTGACCGTGCTGGCGCTGATCTATCACGTTTGGGTGGGCATGCGCGACATCTGGATGGATTACGTCAAACCGGTGAGCGTGCGACTGCTGCTGCAGATCGGCACCATTCTGTGGCTATTGGCTTGCGCGGGCTGGGCCCTGCAAGTGTTGTGGAGAGCGTAA
- the sdhA gene encoding succinate dehydrogenase flavoprotein subunit, giving the protein MQVSNRKFDVVVVGAGGSGMRCALQLARAGLDVAVLSKVFPTRSHTVAAQGGVAASLGNMSEDDWYWHMFDTVKGSDYLGDQDAIEFMCREANSAVYELEHFGMPFDRNPDGTIYQRPFGGHTANFGEKAVQRACASADRTGHAMLHTLYQQNVEARTHFFVEWMALDLIRDAEGDVLGVVALEMETGDVTIFEGKATVLATGGAGRIFAASTNAFINTGDGLGMAARAGLPLQDMEFWQFHPTGVAGAGVLITEGVRGEGGILLNANGERFMERYAPTYKDLAPRDFVSRSMDQEIKEGRGAGPRKDHVLLKLDHLGAETIMKRLPSIREIAIRFANVDPIKEPIPVVPTIHYQMGGIPANIHSQVVMPQGDNPAAVVGGLYAIGECSCVSVHGANRLGTNSLLDLLVFGRSAGNHIVNSGIHQRSHKLLPKDAADRSLARLAQLDASKSGDGSHVVADAIRTAMQTHCGVFRTETLMAEGVQAIADIAGQVDRIYLKDKSKVFNTARIEALEVDNLIEVAKATIVSAEARKESRGAHYHNDHTGRDDEAWLKHTLWWREGSRLSYKPVQLKPLTVEPFKPKARTF; this is encoded by the coding sequence ATGCAGGTCAGTAATCGCAAATTCGATGTGGTGGTGGTGGGGGCAGGGGGCTCGGGGATGCGCTGCGCCCTGCAACTGGCGAGGGCCGGGCTGGACGTCGCGGTGCTCTCCAAGGTGTTTCCGACGCGCTCGCACACGGTGGCCGCGCAGGGCGGGGTGGCCGCCTCCCTGGGCAATATGAGTGAGGACGACTGGTACTGGCACATGTTCGACACCGTCAAAGGGTCGGACTACCTGGGCGACCAGGACGCCATCGAGTTCATGTGCCGCGAGGCCAACAGCGCGGTGTACGAGCTCGAACATTTCGGCATGCCGTTCGACCGCAACCCGGACGGCACCATTTATCAGCGACCCTTCGGCGGTCATACCGCCAACTTCGGCGAGAAGGCGGTGCAGCGCGCCTGCGCCTCGGCGGACCGCACCGGTCACGCCATGCTGCACACGCTCTATCAGCAGAACGTGGAGGCCCGCACGCATTTCTTCGTGGAATGGATGGCGCTCGATCTGATTCGCGATGCCGAGGGCGACGTTCTCGGCGTGGTTGCGCTCGAAATGGAAACGGGCGACGTGACGATTTTCGAGGGCAAGGCCACGGTGCTGGCCACCGGCGGGGCGGGGCGCATCTTCGCCGCGTCGACCAATGCCTTCATCAATACCGGCGACGGCCTGGGCATGGCCGCGCGGGCGGGCCTTCCGCTGCAGGACATGGAGTTCTGGCAGTTCCATCCCACCGGCGTGGCCGGTGCCGGCGTGCTGATCACCGAGGGCGTTCGCGGCGAGGGCGGGATTCTGCTCAACGCCAACGGCGAGCGATTCATGGAGCGTTACGCCCCGACTTACAAAGACCTGGCGCCGCGCGACTTCGTCTCGCGCTCGATGGACCAGGAGATCAAGGAGGGCCGGGGCGCCGGACCGCGCAAGGACCATGTCCTGCTCAAGCTCGATCACCTGGGCGCCGAGACCATCATGAAGCGGCTGCCTTCGATCCGCGAGATCGCCATCCGCTTCGCCAACGTCGATCCGATCAAGGAGCCCATTCCGGTTGTGCCGACCATCCACTACCAGATGGGCGGCATCCCGGCGAACATCCACAGTCAGGTGGTCATGCCGCAGGGTGACAACCCCGCGGCGGTGGTGGGCGGGCTCTACGCCATCGGTGAATGCTCCTGCGTGAGCGTGCATGGCGCCAACCGTCTGGGCACCAACTCCCTGCTCGACCTTCTGGTGTTCGGACGCTCGGCGGGCAACCATATCGTGAACAGCGGCATTCATCAGCGCAGCCACAAACTGCTGCCCAAGGACGCCGCCGACCGCTCGCTCGCGCGCCTGGCCCAGCTCGACGCCTCCAAGAGCGGGGACGGCAGCCATGTGGTGGCCGATGCCATCCGCACGGCGATGCAGACCCATTGCGGCGTGTTCCGCACCGAGACCCTCATGGCGGAGGGCGTGCAGGCCATTGCCGACATTGCGGGCCAGGTCGACCGCATCTACCTCAAGGACAAATCCAAGGTGTTCAACACCGCCCGGATCGAGGCGCTGGAGGTCGACAACCTCATCGAAGTCGCGAAGGCCACCATCGTGTCGGCCGAGGCCCGCAAGGAAAGCCGCGGCGCGCACTATCACAACGACCACACCGGGCGCGACGATGAGGCCTGGCTCAAGCACACGCTGTGGTGGCGAGAGGGCAGCCGCCTGAGCTACAAGCCGGTGCAGCTCAAGCCCCTGACCGTCGAGCCTTTCAAACCCAAGGCCCGAACCTTCTGA